In Acidobacteriaceae bacterium, the following are encoded in one genomic region:
- a CDS encoding CTP synthase, with amino-acid sequence MSAKYIFVTGGVVSSLGKGLAAASIGCLLEARGLKVNLMKFDPYLNVDPGTMSPFQHGEVFVTDDGAETDLDLGHYERFTHAKLSRDNNLTTGRIYEQIITKERRGDYLGKTVQVIPHVTNEIKAAAKKVGADCDVAIIEIGGTVGDIESLPFLEAIRQMRQELGRDNTVFVHVTLIPWIAAAQELKTKPTQHSVKEMLSIGIQPDILLCRADREVPNDMREKIAAFCNVEQGGVVIARDCASIYEVPLNLADQGVDSLALKYLRIETKVPDLSKWQDIVHRAYNPKDEVDIAIVGKYVEYEDSYKSLKEALVHGSLAENLKLRVHWIEAEGLECENYADQLQGFDGILVPGGFGKRGIEGMLNAIRYARESKTPYFGICLGMQTACIEYARNVAGLKGANSGEFDPATPHRVIYKLRELTGVEEMGGTMRLGAYICKMEPDSLAAKAYGTTEISERHRHRYEFNREYEAALTNAGLRLTGSSPEGTYVEIVEIPEHPFFLGCQFHPEFKSKPLEPHPIFHAFVKASYANRGLQQSEKLVRAEVKA; translated from the coding sequence ATGTCAGCAAAGTACATCTTTGTGACGGGCGGTGTTGTGTCTTCCCTCGGCAAAGGCCTTGCCGCAGCCTCAATCGGCTGCCTTTTGGAAGCGCGCGGACTCAAGGTCAACCTCATGAAGTTTGACCCGTACCTGAACGTCGATCCCGGTACGATGAGCCCCTTCCAGCACGGCGAAGTTTTCGTTACCGATGACGGAGCCGAGACCGATCTCGACCTCGGCCACTATGAGCGTTTTACCCACGCCAAGCTGAGCCGCGACAACAACCTTACGACCGGCCGCATCTACGAACAGATCATCACCAAGGAGCGCCGCGGCGACTACCTGGGCAAGACGGTTCAGGTCATCCCCCACGTCACCAACGAAATCAAGGCTGCCGCCAAAAAAGTCGGCGCAGACTGCGACGTCGCCATCATTGAAATCGGTGGCACGGTCGGCGACATCGAGTCGCTCCCCTTCCTCGAAGCCATTCGCCAGATGCGCCAGGAACTCGGCCGCGACAACACCGTCTTCGTCCACGTCACGCTGATCCCCTGGATTGCCGCCGCACAGGAGCTGAAGACCAAGCCGACCCAGCACTCCGTCAAGGAGATGCTCTCCATCGGCATCCAGCCCGACATCCTGCTCTGCCGCGCCGACCGCGAAGTGCCGAACGACATGCGTGAGAAGATCGCCGCGTTCTGCAACGTCGAACAGGGCGGCGTCGTCATCGCCCGCGACTGCGCAAGCATCTACGAGGTTCCCCTGAACCTCGCCGACCAGGGCGTCGACTCGCTTGCACTCAAGTACCTGCGCATCGAAACCAAGGTCCCCGACCTCTCGAAGTGGCAGGACATCGTGCACCGCGCCTACAACCCCAAGGACGAGGTCGACATTGCCATCGTCGGCAAGTACGTCGAGTACGAAGACAGCTACAAGTCGCTGAAGGAAGCTCTCGTTCACGGCTCACTGGCAGAAAATCTGAAGCTGCGCGTGCACTGGATCGAGGCCGAAGGCCTGGAGTGCGAGAACTACGCTGACCAGTTGCAGGGCTTCGATGGCATCCTCGTCCCCGGCGGTTTTGGCAAGCGCGGCATCGAGGGCATGTTGAACGCCATCCGCTACGCACGCGAAAGCAAGACGCCGTACTTCGGCATCTGCCTCGGCATGCAGACGGCGTGCATCGAGTACGCCCGCAACGTCGCTGGCCTGAAGGGCGCGAACTCCGGCGAGTTCGACCCGGCAACGCCGCACCGCGTCATTTACAAGCTGCGCGAGCTCACCGGCGTCGAAGAGATGGGAGGAACCATGCGTCTCGGGGCCTACATCTGCAAGATGGAGCCCGACTCCCTGGCCGCCAAGGCGTACGGAACGACGGAGATCAGCGAACGTCATCGCCATCGCTACGAGTTCAACCGCGAGTACGAAGCCGCGCTCACCAACGCTGGCCTGCGACTCACCGGCTCCTCGCCCGAAGGAACGTACGTCGAGATTGTCGAAATCCCGGAGCATCCCTTCTTCCTCGGCTGCCAGTTCCATCCCGAGTTCAAATCCAAGCCACTCGAGCCGCATCCGATCTTCCACGCCTTTGTGAAAGCAAGCTACGCGAACCGTGGCCTGCAGCAAAGCGAGAAGCTCGTCCGCGCCGAAGTCAAGGCCTAG
- a CDS encoding YraN family protein, with the protein MTMGASAEIDTASPQTLRSRWFGWQSRVYRRLLLRAQGRRQRWRAENARKPLPEHLLTGEEGEDLAFFFLRGLGLEVVARRWRHPAYRGDLDLVAWQGETLVLAEVKTRTARDAYAAEEAVDADKRKQLRLQARAYLKRIPEPFRSHIAVRFDVLAVYLLPGCEPAIEHFPDAFSFRAAEEDEAPRFFRR; encoded by the coding sequence ATGACGATGGGGGCTTCCGCTGAGATTGACACAGCCTCTCCGCAAACACTGCGCTCCCGGTGGTTCGGGTGGCAGTCGCGGGTGTATCGGCGACTGCTTTTGCGGGCGCAGGGGCGGCGGCAGCGCTGGCGTGCCGAAAACGCTCGCAAACCGCTGCCGGAGCATCTGCTGACTGGCGAAGAGGGCGAAGATCTTGCTTTTTTCTTTCTGCGAGGGCTGGGGCTGGAGGTCGTGGCCCGGCGCTGGCGACATCCGGCCTACCGGGGCGATCTGGACCTGGTGGCGTGGCAGGGAGAAACGCTGGTCCTTGCCGAGGTGAAGACTCGAACGGCCCGCGACGCCTATGCTGCGGAAGAGGCTGTCGATGCCGACAAACGCAAGCAGCTTCGGTTGCAGGCCAGGGCGTATCTGAAGCGTATTCCTGAGCCGTTTCGCAGTCATATTGCGGTGCGTTTCGATGTGCTGGCTGTGTATCTGCTGCCGGGATGCGAGCCTGCAATCGAACACTTTCCGGATGCGTTTTCGTTTCGCGCGGCGGAAGAGGATGAGGCACCACGGTTCTTTCGGCGCTAA
- a CDS encoding sulfatase-like hydrolase/transferase: MKRREFLKTSAGVVAASISASPLLAATKPHERLNLLFITVDDMNWSLPGFMGNALGLTPNLDKLAAGSYRFVHTRTTAAICQPSREAMMTGRVPHRSGALGFTPVNEGTPTLVTALKQAGYFAAAIHKTEHMQPPSCFPWDKAVVGQGRAPSEYGAAVTDAIAAAREVKKPFFLNCNINDPHRPFYGSEEAAEVDHQEQGEYRVAREVSAADVTVPAHLDPLANVKTEYAQYCNSAQRMDISIGKVLAALAATPEAANTIVFFSADHGMPFPFSKATVYDSGTRTPALLKLPKMRESKTFSERTSNVDYMPTLLDLLQVPHPEGMDGHSWAPLLHGRKYAGSEFTVTHINSVAFGANYPMRAIQDDRYSLVFMAWSDRKLEFHIESMKGLTWAAMKAASQTDAALHARVDQFFYGIPLAFYDLQEDPGQRTNIVNAPQHAARVSHMKEALLNYMMATGDPQLENYRNFLAGNPMHVEQGKPLPGKPNNY; the protein is encoded by the coding sequence ATGAAGCGACGTGAGTTTCTGAAGACAAGTGCAGGTGTTGTGGCAGCATCCATCTCCGCATCGCCATTGCTGGCTGCGACGAAACCACACGAACGGCTGAATCTACTCTTCATCACTGTCGATGACATGAACTGGAGCCTGCCCGGTTTCATGGGGAATGCGCTCGGTCTGACGCCGAACCTCGACAAGTTAGCTGCTGGTTCCTATCGCTTTGTACATACGCGCACGACGGCGGCGATCTGCCAGCCATCACGCGAAGCGATGATGACTGGCCGCGTTCCGCATCGTAGCGGGGCGTTAGGATTTACGCCGGTGAATGAAGGCACGCCTACGCTGGTGACAGCGTTGAAGCAGGCTGGTTATTTCGCTGCCGCGATTCACAAGACGGAGCATATGCAGCCCCCAAGCTGCTTTCCGTGGGACAAGGCGGTCGTGGGACAGGGGCGTGCACCATCGGAGTATGGTGCCGCGGTGACCGACGCGATTGCCGCAGCGCGTGAGGTGAAGAAGCCATTCTTCCTCAACTGCAACATCAACGATCCGCATCGGCCTTTTTACGGAAGCGAAGAGGCCGCAGAGGTGGACCATCAGGAGCAGGGGGAGTACCGCGTTGCCCGCGAAGTGAGTGCGGCTGACGTGACGGTGCCTGCACATCTTGATCCGCTGGCGAACGTCAAGACCGAGTATGCGCAGTACTGCAACAGCGCGCAGCGTATGGATATCAGCATTGGCAAGGTGCTGGCTGCGCTTGCGGCAACGCCTGAAGCGGCGAACACGATTGTGTTCTTCTCTGCCGATCATGGCATGCCGTTTCCATTCAGCAAGGCCACGGTCTATGACAGCGGAACGCGCACGCCAGCGTTGCTGAAGTTGCCGAAGATGCGCGAGTCAAAGACATTCAGCGAACGGACGAGCAACGTGGATTACATGCCGACGCTGCTCGATCTGTTGCAGGTACCGCATCCTGAAGGGATGGATGGGCACTCCTGGGCGCCGCTGCTGCATGGCCGCAAGTACGCAGGCTCGGAGTTCACCGTCACGCATATCAATAGCGTTGCGTTTGGTGCGAACTATCCGATGCGCGCGATTCAGGATGATCGCTATTCGCTGGTCTTCATGGCGTGGTCGGACCGCAAACTGGAGTTCCACATCGAGTCGATGAAGGGCCTGACCTGGGCTGCGATGAAGGCTGCTTCTCAAACGGATGCTGCGCTTCATGCTCGGGTGGACCAGTTCTTTTACGGTATTCCGTTGGCGTTCTACGATCTGCAGGAAGACCCCGGACAGCGAACCAATATAGTGAATGCGCCGCAGCACGCTGCGCGTGTAAGTCACATGAAGGAAGCGTTGTTGAACTACATGATGGCGACGGGCGATCCGCAGTTGGAGAACTACCGCAACTTCCTCGCGGGCAACCCCATGCATGTGGAGCAGGGTAAGCCTCTGCCGGGTAAGCCGAATAACTATTAG
- the panB gene encoding 3-methyl-2-oxobutanoate hydroxymethyltransferase: MSLVEVREADARPERAKVTSQTLLAQKQCAAAITALTAYDYPTARLVDEAGIDMVLVGDSVGMTVLGYDDTLAVTMDDMVHHARAVRRGTKRAMLVVDMPFGSYQVSLEETMRNALRLVKEAGVEAVKLEGGAVHHAALVRALTEAEIPVVGHIGLTPQSVHRMGGYRVQGRSVEAAARLREEALRLEDAGVIALVLEGIPRELAREITADLAIPTIGIGAGPDCDGQILVFHDLFELSFRKLPKFVRSFGDAGSMMQAGLAEYRDAVQARTFPADAESYHAPVQHEAALAGVR; encoded by the coding sequence ATGAGCCTTGTTGAAGTACGCGAAGCGGACGCACGTCCGGAACGCGCAAAAGTTACGTCGCAAACTCTGCTGGCACAGAAGCAATGTGCTGCTGCGATCACCGCCCTTACAGCCTACGACTACCCTACCGCGCGTCTGGTCGACGAAGCTGGCATCGACATGGTGCTGGTTGGCGACTCCGTCGGCATGACCGTGCTCGGCTACGACGACACGCTAGCCGTCACGATGGACGATATGGTGCACCATGCGCGTGCTGTTCGCCGTGGAACGAAGCGCGCGATGCTGGTGGTGGATATGCCGTTTGGTAGCTACCAGGTTTCGCTCGAAGAGACGATGCGCAATGCGCTGCGGCTGGTGAAGGAAGCAGGCGTTGAGGCCGTGAAGCTTGAGGGCGGGGCCGTGCACCATGCGGCGCTGGTTCGGGCGTTGACCGAAGCTGAGATTCCTGTCGTCGGCCACATCGGGTTGACGCCGCAGTCGGTGCATCGCATGGGTGGCTATCGCGTGCAGGGACGCAGCGTGGAAGCCGCGGCGCGGCTGCGCGAAGAAGCGTTACGTCTGGAAGACGCAGGCGTGATTGCGTTGGTGCTTGAGGGGATCCCGCGTGAGTTGGCGCGAGAGATTACGGCGGACCTTGCGATTCCGACGATCGGCATTGGCGCCGGGCCTGATTGCGACGGACAGATTCTTGTCTTCCACGATTTGTTTGAGCTTTCCTTCCGCAAGCTGCCGAAGTTCGTTCGCTCGTTTGGGGATGCTGGTTCGATGATGCAGGCAGGGTTGGCGGAGTATCGCGATGCCGTGCAGGCACGCACCTTCCCGGCAGATGCCGAGAGCTACCATGCGCCCGTGCAGCACGAAGCGGCGCTGGCAGGGGTGAGATAG
- the panC gene encoding pantoate--beta-alanine ligase has translation MQILRSIAELRRARRALAGSVGLVPTMGALHAGHLSLVRASRAACDHTIATIFVNPLQFAPNEDLAKYPRTFEADVALLESEGVDLLFAPTTEEMYPAGAETFVDVPEVGSRLDGASRPGHFRGVATVVSKLFLLTTPDRAFFGQKDAAQVAVLRTMVRDLNFGLELVVCPTVRDADGLAMSSRNRYLSVEERQTALAIPRALAAAKAIASQGERSAEALRALLQDTLSEVVGLRLDYVAVVDPITLLPVQEAAGALLAVAAFVGVTRLIDNEVVGVREPRPEAVRELLAEEALAR, from the coding sequence ATGCAGATTCTTCGTTCTATTGCGGAACTGCGTCGTGCTCGTCGTGCGCTTGCCGGAAGCGTGGGTCTTGTGCCGACGATGGGCGCGTTGCATGCGGGCCATCTCTCGCTGGTGCGTGCGTCGCGGGCGGCCTGCGACCACACCATTGCGACGATCTTCGTAAACCCGCTGCAGTTTGCGCCAAATGAAGACCTCGCGAAGTACCCGCGCACCTTTGAGGCAGATGTTGCGTTGCTGGAGAGTGAGGGCGTCGATCTGCTCTTTGCGCCGACGACGGAGGAGATGTATCCCGCAGGCGCGGAGACGTTCGTCGATGTGCCGGAGGTTGGCTCGCGGCTGGATGGAGCGTCGCGCCCCGGACACTTCCGCGGCGTGGCTACGGTTGTCTCCAAGCTGTTTCTTCTCACGACGCCGGACCGCGCGTTCTTCGGCCAGAAGGACGCCGCGCAGGTCGCGGTGTTGCGCACGATGGTGCGTGATCTGAACTTTGGCCTGGAGCTTGTGGTGTGTCCCACGGTGCGCGATGCGGATGGCTTGGCGATGAGCTCGCGCAACCGCTATTTGAGCGTGGAAGAACGACAGACGGCGTTGGCGATTCCGCGTGCCCTGGCCGCAGCAAAGGCGATTGCTTCGCAGGGTGAGCGTTCTGCCGAAGCTTTGCGCGCGCTGTTGCAGGACACGCTGAGCGAAGTTGTTGGCTTGCGGCTGGATTACGTTGCTGTAGTCGATCCGATTACGTTGCTGCCGGTGCAGGAAGCTGCCGGCGCGTTGCTGGCAGTGGCGGCGTTTGTCGGCGTGACGCGGTTGATCGATAACGAAGTCGTCGGCGTGCGCGAGCCGAGGCCAGAAGCTGTACGCGAGTTGCTTGCGGAGGAGGCGTTGGCGCGATGA
- the coaBC gene encoding bifunctional phosphopantothenoylcysteine decarboxylase/phosphopantothenate--cysteine ligase CoaBC, whose translation MKILVGVTGGIAAYKAAELVRELQRNGAEVQVLMTPAAEKFITPLTFAALTGKPVLTSVWQMTDTVERFEIEHISVTQGAEAFVIAPATANTLAKLAHGLADDMVSTTALAATCPLIVAPAMNVNMWHSAATQENLATLRARGVLVVEPASGELACGMVGEGRLAEPAVIADVALRAAVGAESLAGETILITSGGTREPIDAVRFLTNRSSGRMGFALAQEALARGASVVYVTAAKEAPQSSRCRTVRVNTAAEMHEAARAALPEATAVFMAAAVSDYRVETPSTQKQKKSANLTLELVQNPDILRDLASHRDPETTLIGFAAETEHVLEEGRRKLQDKGLDALFANDVSSAESGFDVDRNGGTLILLSGEKSIPQTSKREVARRLLDALPEIRRAALLNSVSFVRQE comes from the coding sequence ATGAAGATTCTTGTCGGCGTTACCGGAGGCATCGCAGCGTATAAGGCTGCGGAGCTCGTTCGCGAGTTGCAGCGCAACGGCGCGGAGGTCCAGGTGTTGATGACGCCTGCGGCAGAGAAGTTCATCACGCCCCTGACCTTTGCTGCGCTTACTGGTAAGCCGGTGCTGACCTCCGTATGGCAGATGACGGACACGGTCGAGCGCTTCGAGATTGAGCACATCAGTGTTACGCAGGGAGCGGAGGCGTTTGTGATCGCGCCTGCTACGGCGAATACGCTGGCGAAGCTTGCTCACGGGCTTGCCGACGATATGGTGTCGACGACTGCGCTCGCGGCGACGTGTCCGCTGATCGTTGCCCCGGCGATGAACGTGAACATGTGGCACAGCGCTGCGACGCAGGAGAACCTCGCAACGCTGCGTGCACGCGGTGTGCTGGTGGTGGAGCCTGCGTCGGGCGAGCTTGCCTGCGGCATGGTTGGCGAAGGCCGGTTGGCGGAGCCTGCCGTGATTGCCGACGTTGCTTTGCGGGCTGCGGTGGGTGCAGAGAGCCTTGCAGGAGAGACGATTCTCATTACCTCCGGCGGAACGCGGGAGCCGATCGACGCGGTGCGTTTCCTCACCAATCGATCGAGCGGCCGGATGGGCTTTGCGCTGGCGCAGGAGGCGCTCGCGCGGGGTGCGTCGGTGGTGTACGTTACGGCGGCGAAGGAGGCTCCGCAGTCTTCACGTTGCCGCACTGTGCGGGTGAATACGGCTGCCGAGATGCATGAGGCTGCCCGCGCTGCGTTGCCGGAAGCTACGGCTGTTTTCATGGCGGCGGCTGTGTCGGATTATCGTGTGGAAACGCCCTCGACACAGAAGCAGAAGAAGTCTGCGAATTTGACGCTGGAGCTGGTGCAGAATCCCGATATTCTGCGTGATCTGGCAAGCCATCGCGACCCGGAAACGACACTGATCGGCTTTGCGGCCGAGACGGAGCATGTGCTCGAAGAGGGCCGTCGCAAACTGCAGGACAAGGGACTCGACGCGTTGTTTGCAAATGACGTGTCGTCTGCAGAAAGTGGTTTCGACGTGGATAGGAACGGCGGCACGCTGATTCTGTTATCGGGGGAGAAGAGCATTCCTCAGACTTCGAAGCGCGAGGTGGCTCGCCGTCTGCTGGACGCTTTGCCGGAGATCCGCCGCGCTGCTTTGCTGAACTCCGTATCTTTCGTCCGACAGGAATAA
- a CDS encoding HNH endonuclease signature motif containing protein, translating to MWGLRSITARRSLWDADHILPVAEGGGECDLENLRTLCLPCHREATAELRLRLSKRQRSPSVESTKS from the coding sequence ATGTGGGGCTTGCGGTCGATTACGGCGCGGCGCTCGCTGTGGGACGCGGACCATATTTTGCCCGTTGCGGAGGGCGGCGGGGAGTGTGATCTGGAAAACCTGCGCACGCTTTGCCTGCCCTGTCATCGGGAAGCGACTGCGGAGTTGCGGCTTCGCCTAAGCAAGCGGCAGAGATCTCCATCGGTAGAAAGCACTAAATCCTAA
- a CDS encoding PExPT-CTERM protein translates to MKAISRIALLGSLFLIPALAHAQGGCVNSPECPTAVLGLVGAAGAALYARFRSR, encoded by the coding sequence ATGAAGGCTATCTCGCGCATCGCTCTGCTTGGCTCCCTTTTCCTTATTCCGGCTCTTGCCCATGCTCAGGGTGGCTGCGTTAATTCGCCGGAGTGCCCGACTGCGGTGCTTGGTCTCGTCGGTGCCGCCGGTGCGGCGCTCTATGCACGCTTTCGTTCGCGCTAA
- a CDS encoding SLBB domain-containing protein — MLGLTLISNAAFAQATGGGGGGGGAAASSSAGSAGLGQSAGALGNQSSARNTRSEGDSRSSADDQKRAEVSSTKQDVPTEFEEMVEASTGRRVPVFGASLFGGVPTTFAPVEDVPVNDDYVLGPGDEVLLQVSGAVNDKLDLRVDRSGSISIPGIGSVQVAGLPYGRLNSFLSSQIGRVYKNFTVSAQLGRLRTIRVFVVGQARRPGSYSISSLSTLLNAIFASGGPSSGGSVRDIQVRRNGKTVDHFDLYDLLLHGDKSHDIMLASGDVVFFPFVGPQVALLGSVSSPGIYELKGESDVSSVLALAGGETNVASGTTVRLERVHDHADRSVRDLSIESHEPIRDGDIITVTSIIDRFRNAVTLRGNVANPGRYVWHQGMHLTDLFPDKESLITRAYWRKRNQLGQAQQDYVPESASNLQPMDSQGALQVKGQQVDSGATAGGGKDGGSGDAGGNSVGTALTASNTLFDAKTDVVLSAPDINWSYAVIERQNSVDLTTSLIPFNLGKLILEHDAQQNFELQPGDIVTIFSKADIRVPSIQQTRYVRLEGEFAASGVYSVLPGETLRQLVRRAGGLTSDAYLYASEFTRESTRRVEQQRLSEYADELEAQISAVTSSNEARAVSASDQTAAIASAADANSAVARLRRLRPIGRIVLDLQPDSVGIDSIPDIALEDGDRFVVPRIPSNVTVQGQVYSANAFLFTPGEQVLKYLQRAGGPDREADKKRIFVLRADGSVVSRQYAHVLEAPIYPGDTIVVPPVLDKRALLQRIVAISQVIGNLGFGVAAISILR, encoded by the coding sequence GTGCTCGGGTTGACTTTGATCTCCAACGCTGCCTTTGCCCAAGCTACCGGCGGCGGTGGAGGAGGTGGTGGAGCTGCGGCCTCCAGCAGTGCAGGTTCCGCTGGATTGGGGCAGTCGGCCGGAGCGCTCGGCAACCAGAGCTCCGCACGCAATACCCGGTCGGAAGGTGATTCGCGCTCTTCTGCGGATGATCAGAAGCGGGCGGAGGTTTCGTCAACGAAGCAGGACGTTCCTACCGAATTTGAAGAGATGGTCGAAGCCAGCACCGGGCGACGTGTTCCCGTGTTTGGAGCTTCACTCTTCGGCGGAGTTCCGACGACCTTTGCTCCGGTGGAAGATGTTCCCGTCAACGACGACTACGTTCTTGGGCCCGGTGATGAAGTCCTCCTCCAGGTATCCGGTGCTGTCAATGACAAGCTGGACCTTCGCGTAGACCGCTCCGGTTCGATCTCGATTCCCGGGATCGGTTCCGTGCAGGTGGCAGGCCTTCCTTACGGCCGTCTGAACTCTTTTCTGAGTTCCCAGATTGGCCGGGTGTACAAGAACTTCACTGTCAGCGCACAGTTAGGGCGCCTGCGCACGATTCGAGTGTTTGTGGTGGGGCAGGCGCGTCGCCCAGGCTCTTACTCCATCTCCTCACTAAGCACATTGCTCAACGCCATCTTCGCTTCGGGTGGCCCCTCTTCGGGCGGCTCGGTTCGCGATATTCAGGTGCGGCGTAATGGCAAAACGGTAGATCACTTCGATCTTTATGACCTGCTCCTGCATGGCGATAAGTCGCATGACATCATGCTTGCCAGTGGCGATGTTGTTTTCTTCCCCTTCGTAGGCCCCCAGGTCGCTCTGCTCGGCAGCGTCAGCTCGCCTGGTATCTATGAGTTGAAGGGTGAGTCGGATGTTTCATCCGTTCTGGCTCTGGCTGGAGGAGAAACCAACGTCGCTTCTGGAACGACGGTACGGCTGGAACGCGTACACGATCATGCCGATCGCTCTGTGCGGGATCTCTCCATCGAAAGCCATGAGCCCATTCGCGATGGCGACATTATTACGGTCACCAGCATCATCGACCGCTTCCGTAACGCTGTAACCTTGCGCGGTAACGTAGCGAATCCTGGTCGTTACGTCTGGCACCAGGGGATGCATCTTACGGACCTTTTCCCTGATAAGGAGTCGCTGATCACGCGTGCGTACTGGCGCAAGCGCAACCAGCTTGGGCAGGCCCAGCAGGATTACGTCCCCGAGAGCGCTTCCAATCTGCAGCCGATGGATTCGCAGGGAGCGCTGCAGGTAAAGGGGCAGCAGGTTGATAGCGGCGCCACTGCTGGTGGGGGCAAAGATGGGGGCAGTGGTGATGCGGGAGGCAACTCTGTCGGTACGGCCCTGACTGCCAGCAATACTCTTTTCGACGCGAAGACAGACGTTGTCCTGTCGGCACCTGACATTAACTGGAGCTATGCTGTCATCGAACGTCAGAACTCGGTTGATCTGACGACATCTTTGATCCCTTTCAATCTGGGCAAGTTGATCCTTGAGCACGATGCGCAGCAGAACTTTGAACTGCAGCCTGGCGACATTGTCACCATCTTCTCGAAGGCAGACATTCGCGTTCCCTCAATACAGCAGACGCGCTATGTTCGTCTCGAAGGTGAGTTTGCGGCTTCGGGTGTGTACAGCGTGCTTCCTGGGGAAACCCTGCGACAGCTGGTGCGGCGCGCTGGTGGCCTAACGTCGGATGCGTACCTCTATGCCTCAGAGTTCACTCGTGAGTCGACTCGGCGGGTGGAGCAGCAGAGATTGAGCGAGTACGCCGATGAGTTGGAGGCGCAGATTTCTGCGGTGACTTCGTCGAATGAGGCTCGCGCAGTTTCTGCATCAGATCAGACTGCGGCCATTGCTTCGGCCGCAGATGCAAACAGCGCTGTTGCCCGGCTTCGCAGGCTAAGGCCGATCGGGCGCATTGTTCTCGATCTTCAGCCAGATAGCGTTGGGATCGACTCTATTCCCGATATTGCGTTAGAGGATGGCGATCGTTTCGTGGTGCCGCGAATTCCTTCGAACGTCACGGTGCAGGGGCAGGTCTATAGCGCCAATGCCTTCCTTTTTACTCCTGGCGAGCAAGTGCTGAAGTACTTGCAGCGGGCAGGTGGACCTGATCGTGAAGCGGATAAGAAACGTATCTTCGTCCTGCGGGCAGATGGCTCGGTCGTGAGCCGTCAGTATGCGCATGTTTTGGAGGCACCGATCTATCCGGGGGATACTATTGTTGTTCCGCCGGTGCTGGATAAACGTGCCTTGCTCCAGCGCATCGTGGCCATTTCCCAGGTAATTGGAAATCTTGGTTTTGGTGTGGCGGCTATCAGCATTTTGCGCTAG
- a CDS encoding GNVR domain-containing protein, producing MLIEHSSTPLPTASGEEQGIDLLAIVAAIVTEWRIILATMIPVLLLCAFLIYSMKSHFISSASILPTNSRGQDNGLAELFGARSPGALYVGLLGSRSVQDDVIDATGFLAAMHIKDRAAARGMLAGETTFTEGADSLITIKVKDANAQRSAQLANAYLDGLRDLNDRLSLNQSAETRKFFEIQLQQERELLSIAEDKLAHTQKGTGLVDPSVQMQMGIGGIQSVRTQITGYQVQLAGLLQRETENAPEVQALRSQIRQLEAEEHQMESGTASPVEAAPSAAGLPAKILDMQRAERDVKQHELIVESVASQFEKARLAEAEKNSSFEVIDRAIVPDHKTYPPRMLLLLLAAVISLVLGLMAAVIKRVWLRISADPVSQVHLTGLRNAFRRK from the coding sequence ATGTTGATTGAGCATTCTTCAACACCACTCCCAACCGCCTCCGGAGAGGAGCAGGGCATCGACCTGCTGGCGATCGTTGCAGCTATCGTTACGGAGTGGCGAATTATCCTCGCGACGATGATTCCGGTACTGCTTCTCTGCGCATTTTTGATTTATTCGATGAAGTCGCATTTCATCAGTTCTGCGTCTATCCTTCCGACAAACTCGAGAGGACAGGACAACGGGCTGGCTGAGTTGTTCGGTGCGCGCAGTCCCGGAGCGCTTTATGTCGGGCTGCTCGGAAGCCGCAGCGTGCAGGATGATGTGATCGATGCCACGGGGTTTCTAGCGGCTATGCACATCAAGGACCGCGCCGCGGCTCGTGGAATGCTGGCAGGCGAAACCACCTTTACCGAAGGTGCAGATTCGCTCATCACGATCAAGGTGAAAGATGCGAACGCCCAGCGTTCTGCGCAGTTGGCCAATGCTTATCTTGATGGGCTCCGCGACCTGAATGATCGCCTCAGCTTGAATCAAAGTGCGGAGACGCGAAAGTTTTTCGAGATCCAGTTACAACAGGAGCGAGAGCTACTGAGCATTGCGGAAGATAAGCTGGCGCATACGCAGAAGGGCACGGGACTTGTCGATCCGTCCGTCCAAATGCAAATGGGCATTGGTGGAATCCAGAGCGTTCGCACGCAGATCACGGGCTACCAGGTTCAGTTGGCCGGCCTTCTGCAGCGCGAAACGGAGAATGCTCCGGAAGTGCAGGCACTTCGTTCGCAGATTCGTCAGCTGGAAGCAGAAGAACATCAGATGGAGAGCGGAACGGCCTCTCCAGTCGAAGCAGCTCCTTCGGCCGCCGGTCTGCCTGCGAAGATCCTCGACATGCAACGCGCTGAGCGCGATGTGAAGCAGCATGAGCTTATTGTGGAGTCGGTAGCCAGCCAGTTTGAAAAGGCCAGGCTCGCCGAGGCAGAAAAGAACTCCAGCTTTGAGGTCATCGACCGCGCTATCGTGCCTGATCACAAGACGTATCCGCCACGTATGCTTCTGTTGCTGCTTGCTGCGGTTATTTCGCTTGTGCTTGGCTTGATGGCTGCTGTGATCAAGCGGGTCTGGTTGCGGATCAGCGCAGACCCTGTTTCACAAGTGCATCTCACAGGACTGCGTAATGCATTCCGCAGGAAGTAG